CGGAAGGTGATGTAGCGGAACAGATTGAAGACGATGTGCTGATCCGACAGCGGCGTCAGCAAATGGTAGAGCACCGTTCAGCCTCCGCTCGCGGAGGCACCCTGGCCCCCCCGGGAAACTCCAGACGCCCCCGCACCTGCGCTGCCCCAATCCGCCTCGAAGCGCGGCAGCAGCCGCTCCAGCGCCACGCCGCGCGAACCCTTCAGCAGCACCACCTCCCCGCCCGTGAGCCGCCGCGCCAGAGGCTCGTACGCCTCCAGCGGGTCCTCCACCCGGATGAGCCGCTCACCCATCCCCGCGGCCAGCGGCTCGAACGCCGCCGCAAACTCCCCAGTCGCCACGATCAGGTCGATATCCGCGCCGGCCACATCCAGCGCCGCCCGCGCATGCAGCTCCGCGCTCGAGCGGCCCAGCTCCCGCATGGTGCCCAGCACCAGCACCCGCCCACCCCGCCGCGGCAGGGACACCAGCAGGTCCAGCGCTTCCGCCACACTCGCAGGATTGGCGTTGTAACAGTCCGCGACCACCGTCAGCCCGCCATAGCACAGCAGCTCCGCCCGCAGCTTCGGCGGCCTCAGCGACTCCAACGCCGCCACACCCGCCTCCGCGCTCACCCCCCACTCCAGCCCTAAACCCAGCGCCAACAACGCGTTGTGCGCGTACGCCCGCCCCCGAAACGCCAGCCGCACCTCCCGCCCAGCCCAGTCAAACCGCACCCGCCCCTCCCCATCCAGCTCGACCCCCCGCGCACGCAGCTCCGGATCCGCCCGCTCGCTCCACCCCGCCACCCTCACCCTCCGCCCCAGCGCGCGCGCTTGCTCCGGGAGCACGGAGGGCTCCTCGCCCACCAGGGCCAGGCCGTGCTCCCGAAGCGCCGCCAGCAAGGAGAGCTTTTCGCGGAGCACGCCCGCCAGGTCAGCCAACCCCTCGAGGTGGGCCTGGGCGACGTTGGTGATGATGGCGGCGTCCGGCTCGACGATCTCGCCCAGGCGGGCGATCTCGCCGGGCGCGTTGGTGCCCAGCTCGACGACGACGGCCTGGACGTCGTCGGGTGCGCCCAGCAGGGTGAGCGGCGTGCCCACCAGGTTGTTGAGGTTGCCGGTCGTGGCGTGGACGCGGTAGCGGCGGGCGAGTACGGCCCGGGCCATGTCTTTGGTGGTGGTCTTGCCGTTGCTGCCGGTGATGGCGCAGACGCTGGCGTTGAGTCGCCGGCGGCGGTAGCGGGCCAGGCGACCCAGCGCGGCGAGCGTATCCTTCACGAGATAGAGGGTGGGCGGCGCCGTGCTCGGATCGGCGGGCGGCCGCTCGAGCACGGCGCCG
The genomic region above belongs to Gemmatimonadota bacterium and contains:
- the murF gene encoding UDP-N-acetylmuramoyl-tripeptide--D-alanyl-D-alanine ligase, which produces MSAFWTDAAVRAALELPLEPAHGDVAYAEISSDTRSLRPGGLFVALRGPNFDAHDFLPAASAAGASGAVLERPPADPSTAPPTLYLVKDTLAALGRLARYRRRRLNASVCAITGSNGKTTTKDMARAVLARRYRVHATTGNLNNLVGTPLTLLGAPDDVQAVVVELGTNAPGEIARLGEIVEPDAAIITNVAQAHLEGLADLAGVLREKLSLLAALREHGLALVGEEPSVLPEQARALGRRVRVAGWSERADPELRARGVELDGEGRVRFDWAGREVRLAFRGRAYAHNALLALGLGLEWGVSAEAGVAALESLRPPKLRAELLCYGGLTVVADCYNANPASVAEALDLLVSLPRRGGRVLVLGTMRELGRSSAELHARAALDVAGADIDLIVATGEFAAAFEPLAAGMGERLIRVEDPLEAYEPLARRLTGGEVVLLKGSRGVALERLLPRFEADWGSAGAGASGVSRGGQGASASGG